From Acyrthosiphon pisum isolate AL4f unplaced genomic scaffold, pea_aphid_22Mar2018_4r6ur Scaffold_21234;HRSCAF=23381, whole genome shotgun sequence, the proteins below share one genomic window:
- the LOC115034839 gene encoding uncharacterized protein LOC115034839, with protein sequence MTGAALHTFVYRNAHGIKDSLGLVSGQNKKNSLMTEENSSHDDNDSSEGNSDISLTLPSKKIVFTFSPEEWKSVEPEEVFYKNNDKRCTQSSRKYHVLPKHTWTPLLAEHFWEHTKLPCCLSFRRARVHPYGNIYVKIVGKCTVCDSYFEGIVHERPPATARVLMECSYTGNFDEVHKAKKRRMIGPAQSKAITAMINDGRSSESFRETEVARLMKIGRYLA encoded by the exons ATGACTGGTGCAGCATTACATACATTTGTGTATCGTAATGCACATGGTATTAAAGACAGTTTAGGTCTTGTTTCTGGTCAGAACAAAAAGAACAGTTTAATGACGGAAGAAAATAGTTCGCACgatgata atgaTTCTAGTGAAGGGAATAGTGATATATCATTAACACTAccatcaaaaaaaattgtattcacatTCTCACCTGAAGAATGGAAAAGTGTAGAACCGGAAGAAgtcttttacaaaaataatgataaacgcTGTACACAAAGTTCCAGAAAATACCATGTATTGCCAAAACATACATGGACCCCATTATTGGCTGAGCATTTTTGGGAGCACACTAAGTTACCTTGTTGTCTATCTTTTCGCAGAGCAAGAGTACACCCATatggtaatatttatgtaaaaattgttgGAAAATGTACTGTATGTGACTCCTATTTCGAAGGAATTGTGCACGAAAGACCTCCAGCAACTGCAAG AGTTCTTATGGAATGTTCCTACACAGGTAATTTTGATGAAGTGCATAAAGCAAAGAAACGTCGCATGATTGGACCTGCACAATCAAAAGCTATTACAGCTATGATTAATGACGGTCGTTCAAGCGAGTCATTTCGAGAGACAGAAGTAGCTCGGTTAatgaaaataggtaggtatttagcttaa